The DNA sequence tctcccctttccttccttccttccttccttccttccttccttccttccttccttccttccttccttccttccttccttccttccttccttccttccttccttccttccttccttccttccttccttccttcacgtacgttgtgcgtggatttaacacagaaccataaatcagctttacacaaaaacatcatcaacaggaatttatcgtttttatcgcgagatgacaaattcttatcgtggggaattgttttgacggtttatcgtgaacggtaaaatatcgcccattcctactggtcAGGCGCAATGTTTAGGCAAGCTGCTGACAAGATGAGCAGTTAGTCGCTTTACTCGTCACTAGTTTTTATGTTGGATGAATATATATTTTGGCTCCTGTGTACTCCAGTTGGAATGACCTGATCGTCGGTGCTCCTTTTTACTTCGACCGGATGAAGCATCAGGGCGGAGCTGTGTACATTTTCATGAATGAGAATGGATCGTTCCAGAAAACCGCCACCATGGTGCTGAAAGGCCCATCAGCGTCTGGGTTCGGCTTTGCAGTTGCTGCCATCGGTGACGTGAACCAGGATGGATTCCAAGGTCTGAATCTAAGTGCAACGTTTGTCTTGATGACCGCTTGTAATCAAACCTGCCagtaagcagaggtgtcaaaagtattcatattcattactcaggtagaagtatagatactagagtttaaaaatactctgtagaagttgaagtatcaactcaagttttttactcaagtaaaagtataaaagtactggtttcaaaactacttaaagtataaaagtaaaagtaatgtaagggggaaaaaagccattaaggacaaaagccattgagaatgaatgcatcttagtataatgcaaatatattaaagaagcatatatgtgtactattgagcattaacatgtgtttcagagagcaggagatatgatgactagttgcctataagtattgtaatggtgcaaaaagtcaaacttcagaggcatgttatcatttatcctaacctttattggaatgtacatccaagtttagttgcaggaatctgagggcaatggatgtaagaacaaaactggacaagaacatctgaaacaaccacaaccaaattcactctatccggatggagaaatttaactggatagtttgtttttttaaaggcccaaatgaaatagagtaacgaggctgtttttaaaatgtaaggagtaaaaggtacagataattgcgtgaaaatgtaaggagtaaaagtaaaaaatcgtctgaaaaataattactccagtgaagtatagataaccaaaatttctacttaagtaaggtaacaaagtatttgtacttcgttacttgacacctctgccagtAAGCAAGTGTTCAGGGTTCCACAGCGATGAGTAAAATTTCATGCCCTGACTGTTGGTTAATTCCAGGTTCTACCTcgtgaattttttttaacataatgtCACCTCCTAACACATTCCATGCATATATCTCTTTGGTGCATTTTTCACTTGCTTGCTCTTGCATCTTTCCTTGGGGGTTTCACTCATCTGTCTTTCTGCAGACTTTGCTGTGGGGGCTCCGTTTCACGACACAGGAAGGGTCTACATCTGGATGGGAAGCAAAAAGGGAATCTCACAGGAGCCCAGTCAGGTAACATCATTGTGAAATGCAGTAGTAAAGGGTTTGGAAGCATTTCTGAAGCACACTGTTGAAACCTGTGCATAACTGGCGCCCTCTACAGGTGATTGAGGGCAGGTCCGTGGACAAGGCCAAATTCCACACTTTCGGCTACTCCATCAATGGAGGGGTGGACATGGACGACAACAGTTACCCTGACATCTTGGTTGGCTCTCTGGATGACCGCGTCGCTCTGCTCAGGTACACCAAAGATGATTGACTCTGTTGTATTTAAGTATTTCTTAtgtgtagggctgttcgattaatcgattttaaatcgtaatcgcgattatgtaattagaacgatgttaaaatgtgaaaatcgtaaaatcgatttttcactttttttttttttttttttaatttaaaattattttttttaccttgtctgcacacatattaatgattgataccatattaatgattgatggaaatacctctcaatacctgcgacaagtgccccatcggagaggctctttagtgtaggagggggcgttgtaacatgccaccgggcatccctcaagccagatgcggtagaccggctcgtgttccttgcaaaaaacttgcaaatgtgaagagcaaatgtaatgactgacattacacacctctacctccttcatgggttgcattattatttagcatgcaaagacccagtttagtttaattagaaaatgtcttgttttatttaattggaaatataacttgtatgtttgcaagtgctgatttgctgattttttttttctgagataaaactttatattttattatattttttaaactttttttcaacttattttacagagttttgcactttattcattaatttttggtttaataagagcaaagtttgcacttaaagcccaatgaggcaaatgttcaataaaaaaactgcatatttgaaatcatttctttgccttttgtcaattcacaaaataatcgtaatcgtaatcgaaaatcggattttgagagaaaaaaatcgagattttatttttgagcaaaatcgaacagccctacttatGTGATGTTTTTTGACAAAGTCAGTTTGGCTTCTACCTGATCCGAAGTGTATTAAATCAAAAGTAAAGCAAGCTAAGGTTTTCATAGCCCCTGGTGGTGTCAGTTTGAAAGTGTAAAATGATTATTTGATTATTTCCAGAGCTCGACCCGTTGTCCACCTAAATAAATCCTTCACTGTTGAGCCCAAGATTGTGGATCCTAATAAGTGCTCTGGGGGGAAACCATGGTGAGATGCCTCAAGTCTTACATTGTGGGATGAGGGGCTCAGCTGTGTTTGAAACCTTTTTTTGACTTCTCTTCGTACTTCACAGCATTAAGGTTACCGTGTGTATGTCCTTCACTCTGAGCAATGGAATAAAAGACttcaaaaaaaatattggtaagagccttttctttctttctgtttacTTGTAAAAATGACGTGGAGATGCTGCTGCTCGGGTTGCTCACAGTCTCATGGGAGTTCATGTTGCCAACAATTGCTTTATCTTCATTTGATGACTGAGTTTGGGttcacactagggctgggcgatatatcgagattttaatatatatcgatatattttcaaacacgatatggtacgagacaatatcgtttatatcgatttaaaaaaaaaaaaaattttttttaatgattttgatatagcttattttgtgacaaattcacttgaatgttttatttgagatttgcacaaatgttttgttatttgcacaactgtcaacctcagtggaaaagtctgcctgttactgtctacattgtattaattacagcgtattttaattgaattgttatgcaggaaagggatatttgttttattttattcaagaagcatttttattctatatatgcaggcactttatttttatttaatttgttttatacattttgatattgtgcagacctctgttaataaaggaacctgtgtgacatttggcacgaggctttgtattaaaactgactgtttttttaagggtttgcctcagaaaaaaatgaagctaacagagatgctatgctataatgctttgggggaaaccccaattaaggcacagagaaaatatcgagatatatatcgagtatcgccatttagctagaaaatatcgagatatgacttttggtccatatcgcccagccctagttcacaCCATGTTCTGTAATgctttcttcttctgttttgtAAAGTGGTGGAGTATACAGTCGAGGCTGACATGAGGAGGATAAGAAGCCCTCGTGTTCGCTTCCAGAACGGTGGCATCAAATATTCTAGCACCATGAGCATCCCATCCTCCAAACCCATCTGTCATGATGTGCGCCTGACTGTACTGGTAAGCTCAAAACACAAATATTCAACGTGTgttcatatatttaaaaaaaaaaattgtcatgCAGGTGTGTCTAAAATTCTTTGATGAACTTACAGGAACCCGTGAGGGACAAACTGGAGCCGGTGGTCTTCTCCCTCAATATGTCGTTACAAGATCAAAAACCTAAAGGCAGACGCCTACAGAACCTGGACTCCTTCCCAGTTCTGAGCCAGGAGCAGAAACTCTCCGAAAGAGCTGAGGTACGTGGATGTGactttacataaaaaaataaataaataatctcttGCAAGTATTGATTGCATGCATCCAGAACAGGATGTCCCTCCTGTGAGGAATGAGATGATGCCATTTGTTCTATTTCCTACAGATTAACTTTCAGAAGGCATGTGGTTCAGACAACAAATGTACCAGTAACCTGCAGCTGACTGCCAAGTTTATTGATAATAAAGGAAATCCTTACCCCAGGTGAACCTTAAACTGATACTTTACCTTTTAGAAGTTTAGAACAGAGCAGAAATTcaaaataattataatagtgcttttattttacaactagTTCAAATAAAAAACTTCAAGAGACCTgattgtcttttaaaatgagcTGTTAGCTGTTCAACAATGATATAAATGATGACATGAATGTGTTGAGTAACAGAAGGAAATTAACCCTTCACCCGTGTTCAGGAAAGGCCAATTCCAAGTCCTCCAGTTCCACAGCAGCATGAAGAGAATAAAGCTGGGGGTGGAGGTGACCAACTACGACTATGGGAAGGAAGCAGAAGATGCCCACCAGGCGATGCTCAACGTCACCATCCCCAATGCTCTGAAATATTACGGTGTCAGATCTGAGGtacgtccactagagggcagcagATGATCGACAAACCTCTATATATgtatgcatgtttgtgtgtgtgcgtgtgtgtgtgtgtgtgtgtgtgtgtgtgtatgtacaggactgtctcagaaaattagaatattgtgataaagtcctttattttctgtaatgcaattaaaaaaacaaaaatgtcatacattctggattcattacaatcaactgaaatattgcaagccttttattattttaatattgctgatcatggtttacagtttaagattaagattcccagaatattctaattttttgagataggatatttgagttttcttaagctgtaagccatgatcagcaatattacaataataaaaggcttgcaatatttcagttgatttgtaatgaatccagaatgtatgacatttttgtttttgtaactgcatttcagaaaatcacaatattcaaattttctgagacagtcctgtatgtatgtatgtatgtatgtatgtatgtatgtatgtatgtatgtatgtatgtatgtatgtatgtatgtatgtatgtatgtatgtatgtatgtatgtatgtatgtatgtatgtatgtatgtatgtatgtatgtatgtatgtatgtatgtatgtatgaatgtatgcatatgtatatatataaatgtatatatgtctatgtatatatactatGAACTATGAACTATTTGACCATGTTGGCTCTGTGTAGGACCGTGATGTGGAATGCACTCTGAGCGGCACAGTCATTTGTGAGCTGGGGAACCCACTTCCACGCAATGGAAAGGTAggtctgattctgatttagtTTTGCAGGTTTGACAGGTGTTCAGTTCTCTTCACAGCACCTCTCATTTGTTCCTCGTTGCTCCCAGGTGACCCTTCAGCTGTTGTTCGAGACATCAGGCATCGACCTGCACACAAGAAAGATCGAGTCTGAGCTGCTTCTTTCAACGTAAGAGCTCAATGCTACATCATGCGTGTTGTATTTAGCATTTAGGAAATGTTTAAACATAGAAAGAAGGCGTGTACATTTTCATTAAGGAACACATCatgaatcaaagcagttttgagttagAAGTGTTTGCAGGGAAATGGCTATtaattttgaccattttcatcattttttacACTTTTTGTACACGTACCAAGTAATAACTACCTCTCTTTGTCTGTAGGGACCCTCTCTATCCTATCAGTTCATTGGAATGACACTTAAGTCAGAAGTTTAAATTAGCTATTTATGGTGACGCGGCTCCACGATTTCATGAGTAAACATTAACTGACATTTTGCTGCAAACTTTTATTCGGTTctcactcaaaactgcttcaATTCACATCGTTTTGGTACATAATGAACGTTTATGCTCCTTCCCATAGCAATGTTGTTTCCTTTaaagcagggatattcaattggcggcccgcgggccacatgcggcccgccaggagcttttatgtggcccctggtcatatttcaaaaaagggggtgtttgttgaatttcttttttttttttttttttttttttttttaaataatatttttataactggctactatggactaaaatggttgtgctcaatgcttaatataatattcaaataaggaaatcttggtggaaagtggtgctttgtcattatggcgtgttttattaaaagtaggtcaatatcaatttcattaagtttgcacaatgcatggtttcaaaatgaacttgcattcaaaataatatttctttatctgaatattatatttaacattcacaattactaaatctggagacaattaatacataattcatatgtaaactagatatattcaaatgtataaaacaaatgtattatatttacataagtcttcgtctttgagtgcaaaatacattttgaaaacccccacattttcaaattgtgcggccctctccatacagtccttttgcagatgtggcccccggccgaatatagttgaatacccctgctttaAAGCTTTGGTGTATTTCAGGAGCCCGTTTCAGTTTTGATCATTTTCTTGACTTTGTGACGTAGTCAtgctaatattaataatgatgtATTTGTGATCAGTCTTAGTGAGCAGAGTGACCTGACGCCCGTGTCAGTGGCCATACTGACTGAAAACACCATTCTCCCCTCCTTCTCCGTGTGAGTCTCAACTGCTGATACATTTCACTCACTTTAAAAAACATGAACacaacatttttatttctctccCCTTATCTCTAACTGTTTGTATGCTGTTAAATCGTGTGTGCATTTGTCCCCTTGTGCAGTGCAAACCAGTTGGTGCGAAGGAAGTTTAGTGGGACAGTGATGGGCGAGTCTGCTATGGGCAACACCAGTGACATTGGCAGTGTGGTGGAGTTCACCTTCAACGTGAGTCACCTACACCACCCAGACACTATATAAAACCTCCAGAACTGTATACCTCATCTACAATGCTCACCCACACTTCCCTCAACCACACCCTGTCTTTGAAGCCAACACTTCAGAGGTTTAATATCGTGTGGCGACGGGATTGTTATGAGACTCGTGGTTTTCTTGCGTAAACATGACCCAGGGGTGGGTGCTGCGCGTTTATTTTAAACCATATTGTTATTCGCCATTTGCAGGATGTCTTTATTAAACTCTTGTCTTCCTCTCAACCAGGTGGACATGAGGGGACAACCTCTTGAAGACATGGGGAGGCTGGTTGTGGAGTTTGAGTGGCCCGCCGAGGCAGCCAATGGGAAGTGGCTGCTGTACCTGACGAAGGTCGTTGTTACGGGGGACTCAGAGATGGAGTGCAGCCCTCCCGGAGAAGTCGTCAACCAGCTTAACCTAACTGTAAGCTTCCTAAAGGTCTTCACAGGGGTTGTTGGTCTTgtttaaggcccaatcccaattcaacttcactcgcccttcttttctccactcgcccttcttttcttccctaacccctaaaaaagaagggggagattttagggcacttgagatctagggcacttggcccaggtgcctgtcccatttctcctactccccctcgttttcatcccttccctgatcaggaagctgagagccaaaagctgttttaatttcagctgtagcgctgttaatatggcactttattaagttttaatattttttcaggcataaaggtaaccttaagatccgcaacctgggctcagtttatccaaataacgcctgttaagaaatttgacccgatgttttcggagatgagaagagccgccggccccggggagcagcctcagctcacagcccgagaagagacgtgtccgccgggtcaaggtgctccgtcagcccccgggagagaaactctctctgggacgcagctctgttgagaattacgctggctgaaataaatcatttaggaagatgttggtttaatagatgaaatctaacagttgtagctacgcctgttaagaaatttgctccgaaatttagaaatgtctgtctgccggctccggagtttgggtccgcgtacatcgacgcagaccttatggcgtggctctgcgttggtgtaacgcggaaccataaatccctttattctggcgtgattttcggcaactttatctgaaagtgtgtaaattacccagataacagctggattactttgtggtttctgaaaactattatatcagaaacatccaaaacaaatctgacgagtcacaggattatttctctctatttctctgagacgagtctgcctgtttgccttcggtcggcgagtcaaatcgacgcagagcctacggcaaaagcattctgggaaattttcataccccctcgctcgccaagtgagcatctgaaatccctcgatttgaaggggctattctcagcccctagccctcgttatgccccctcccccttggtgaaaagaggaattgggacaccactaccttcacgggaacgcgcaaaagttagggttagtgaagaaaacgagggcgaggggtttAATTGGGATGCAGCCTAAGACTGCCTTGGTTTTGAAGGTATCCTACAAACTCTAAAGGAGCTTTGAATATTAAAACCATAACTGTATCAGAAAGAAAAAGTCAGGATCTGATTATGTGATAAGTTTTTGACCTATCTGTCAATTAAAGATAAACTGAGAAAATGTCCTCAATAGAAGACATTTAAGAAACCACAAAAGTGCATGAAGGCTTTTGACTATTtcagacttttatttttaagatgGCATGTAAACTTTTGCTCACCAACATCTAACGGAAAATACAGCTGATGCTGATGGGATCACATCCAAACGGACGCGAGGTCACGGGGTTCAAGACTAATTCAGTTTTGGCCTCAGTGACTGACCGACTGACCCACCGTCTGAAGTACAATGTCACCGTCGgtaacagctgaaaaaacagccTAATGCACTGTGTCATTTGGTTGCTCCCACTCATCTACCTTTGGGTCATACAGCAGCAGAGTTGATGACATCTGACCAAACTGGGTTGATATGAGGCTAAATTTACTGGAGTCTGACCGAGTGGGCGCCTGTGACTGTTCACTGTGCGTGTACTGTAACTGCTCCTGACGTCAGCGTGAACTCAAGCAGTCTGAGCAACGTGAATAAATGTGTGTGGCAAGTCGTGTTAAAACGTCCTCAGCGCCAAACCCTCGCTTCAGAAAATACAtctaggaaaaaaaaacaactgcgcCGCCACACACAAACCTCACAAAGCCCCAAATAGAAACTCACAATGCGTGCAGCCTACATATAGACTATTACAGCTATTCTGAGAAGAATTTGCTAGCATCTTTATCAAAACCAGCAATTACCACTGGTGTAATGTCTCTGAGTTCCTCCTCTAATTTTCCCTTCACCCGGCCTTGTTTTCCAGTTGTCAGAAGGCAGATCCAGGCGCACCAAACGGCAGGCGGCCCAAGAGGACGCTAATGAACATTTCCAGGGTCACATAGAGCCCCAGCCAGCAGTCACACTGCTCACGCATCACAAAGAGTCTCATCTGCTGGTGAGTTTCCGGGTTCCACACCAAGGTCCTCATATTTACTCTGTTCATATTTGCTCTTTTCATTATGACATAAATTATGAAGCAACTTAAAAAACAGAAGGGGCTGTTTTGTAcagagcccctctggtgacatttgaaaaaaaaaaaaaagtatgggcACGCattaatcaatgcgtggccacgagttattaatgcgtggccacgcattatgtatctcgtgcccacgcattattttactcgtggatggcattataacctactgtctggacttcgtgaatgcaacttccttggtgggatggttattcatcattaataactgtaattatagtctatttatactaaagagcaagagtattgtcatggcgagtgtagtaataacatgtgacatttgaaaaaaataaaataatgcgtggccacgcattaataactcgtggccacgcattaattatctcgtggccacgcattgattaactcgtggccacgagttatgaatgcgtggccacgagtccGTAGTTTTGAAGGTAGGATATATGGATAATATCATTTTGAATGTTTGTAATCAGTGTTTCAAGTTGTTAAACTGTTCAGTATTCTTTCCAGACATTTCCTTTGTCATCATCCACCCGTTAGCATTAAGACAAGACCAGGTGGCGGAGGCAGCAGCCTGAGCAGAGAGGCCCAGGCTTCTCCTCCCcagccacctcctccagctcccgcCCAGGCTACCTGAGAGATAtgatctctccagcgtgtcccggGGCTTCCACGGGGCCTCCGCCCAATGGACAGGCCCAGAACCGTTTCCCAAGGGAGGCGTCTAGGgggcatcctcaccagatgcccTAATGACCTCGACTGGCTCCTCTGGATGTGGAGTAGCAGCGAATCTATTCTGAGTCGCTCTAGCTGTAATGGAgagccccgccaccctgcggaggaaactcatttcagccTCGAGTGTCCACATTCTTATTCTTTCTATCCCTTCCCGCTGCTCGTGACCATTGGGGAGGGTAGGAACGTAGAGCGACCAGAAACATTAAGCCCAGAGATTGAACAGAATCaatgccttctccaggtccACAAAACACACGTGAATTTTTTGGGCGAACTCCCTCCAGGACCCTAGCGAGTGTATAAAGCTGGTTCAGTGTTCCGTCACCACAGCGAAACCCActttgttcctcctgaatctgagGTTCGACAATCGATCGgactctcctctccagcgcccCTGCATGTCAAACTAGGAACTGAGCTCTCAGTGGATTTAGTTATTCATCCACCCTTAAAAtgtaattcagttcaattcaccgggaccgggaccgggaccgggaccgggaccgggaacgcaggccagaatgcagctcccgaggctccggcctgcaaacatgcacaaaagagaaaaaaggggggcagcacaagaaactacaggaacgatggacaaaaatgatggctatgagatatttataataaataaaaatggtaatggagaagagaggaagggaaaaggagaggagaagaagggtgagaggcaccgcccagtggatcatgtcggtgcccccctgcagcataagcctatagcagcatatctaccacgaagctatgtttgagactaactattatagtcttgttctatagctgcaactatgactactgactctaacacactagagtttacactacctagagatttaccaacaccagctagaggtttactaaacactaactataggctttactaaacagaacaggttttaaaggtatagttttaaaggtggaggtggtgtcagcctccttaacccagattggaagttggttccaaagtaatggtgccttaAAGCAaagccctccaaatctacatttagatactctaggaactacaagtaaacctgcaccctgggagcagagagctctgccaggaacataaggcactatcaaatcttgtaaatactgcggagctaagccgttttgggctttatatgcaagtaatacaattttaaattggattctgaattttacaggtagccaatggagctaTTAGACTAAAGCtattagaaaaataaagacGATCTATGCCTTCTCTCACGTGTAGCGTCGCATCTTTCTGTCTGTGTCTTGCAGGGATGCTCCGAGGGGACAGCGAGGTGTGTGACTTTTTCCTGCCCGCTACTAAACATGACGAATAAAGCTGAGATCCGCATCCGGTCCCGGTTGTGGAACAGTACGATGCTGGAGGTCAGCTCACCAGCTACATCCACTCTCacaacacacactcatacacacggTAACACGTTGCTATAAAACAGCGGAAGATGTGAAACCGGGTCATGTATCGTTGATGTTTTGTGTGTCTGTAGGACTATTCCAACGCTTTGAGAATCACAGTCAGAGGTCAAGCTACGCTGAAGCTCTTTACAGATATACCCAGCATTAAGATGGAGAGCCAGACTACCATGGTACGTCACCACGGTGATTACAATGTTGCTGTTGACGATGGTAATAATAGTCATTTACCCAAGCTCCCTCATCTTTTTTGCAGTTTACAGTAGACATAGAGCCGGAGGAGGGGGTGGAGACGCCCTACGAGCTTCCCCTGTGGATCATCATCTCAGCAGCTGTCGCGGGAATTCTGCTTCTAGGAATAATCATTCTTATACTGTGGAAGGTGAGGCTGCACAGATGTTGGTTGGCTCTTGTAAACGGTGTGTTTCTGCAGCAACAGACTGAATAGCTCCACATTTGGTCACAC is a window from the Cololabis saira isolate AMF1-May2022 chromosome 19, fColSai1.1, whole genome shotgun sequence genome containing:
- the itga3b gene encoding integrin alpha-3b, which translates into the protein MSPRLLLCAVLVVYHGTQTCSGFNIDERFPVIKEGKTKGSLFGFSVALHVQTEGSRRYLLIVGAPKEKANALQNVNETGAVYACPVSTDPSECSRMDLVSTTNPSEMVEGMWLGVTVASQRGLAAGRVLACGHRYIKVLQGGTEEQRRMVGKCFVRGNDLSFDPTDDWQTYNYEVCNPTFDMELEGLCNMGISGGITDTDVYIGAPGSYMWQGNVHVTWRDPDPLNSWDNVDTSFGHLKKRYMYMGYSVVEEQKLLSLDDYTVVTGAPRDESRGSVTLGKKAPTKIEQKLIIPGEQVGSYFGNSLAVTDLNSDDWNDLIVGAPFYFDRMKHQGGAVYIFMNENGSFQKTATMVLKGPSASGFGFAVAAIGDVNQDGFQDFAVGAPFHDTGRVYIWMGSKKGISQEPSQVIEGRSVDKAKFHTFGYSINGGVDMDDNSYPDILVGSLDDRVALLRARPVVHLNKSFTVEPKIVDPNKCSGGKPCIKVTVCMSFTLSNGIKDFKKNIVVEYTVEADMRRIRSPRVRFQNGGIKYSSTMSIPSSKPICHDVRLTVLEPVRDKLEPVVFSLNMSLQDQKPKGRRLQNLDSFPVLSQEQKLSERAEINFQKACGSDNKCTSNLQLTAKFIDNKGNPYPRKGQFQVLQFHSSMKRIKLGVEVTNYDYGKEAEDAHQAMLNVTIPNALKYYGVRSEDRDVECTLSGTVICELGNPLPRNGKVTLQLLFETSGIDLHTRKIESELLLSTLSEQSDLTPVSVAILTENTILPSFSVANQLVRRKFSGTVMGESAMGNTSDIGSVVEFTFNVDMRGQPLEDMGRLVVEFEWPAEAANGKWLLYLTKVVVTGDSEMECSPPGEVVNQLNLTLSEGRSRRTKRQAAQEDANEHFQGHIEPQPAVTLLTHHKESHLLGCSEGTARCVTFSCPLLNMTNKAEIRIRSRLWNSTMLEDYSNALRITVRGQATLKLFTDIPSIKMESQTTMFTVDIEPEEGVETPYELPLWIIISAAVAGILLLGIIILILWKCGFFQRASRREMYEAKAQKAEMKIQPSETERLTEDY